A window of the Brassica oleracea var. oleracea cultivar TO1000 chromosome C1, BOL, whole genome shotgun sequence genome harbors these coding sequences:
- the LOC106294303 gene encoding transcription factor TCP18-like isoform X2 — MNNNKTFSTTSTINEDYMSFPYNDNYCSQPLLPFSPSSTINDLLIHSNSNISNNHLDHHHQFLQAASPFSQFEFVQDFSLLPSFLPQNIIHNDNQTISTNDHHHPSLLPLNNTIDESQLIEPSETITTHNEDSQRISTTQDPKMKNAKKPSRTDRHSKIKTAKGTRDRRMRLSLDVAKELFGLQDMLGFDKASKTVEWLLTQAKPEIIKIANSLSNQFKHGGFSSGDDSQTRPALGSTETSSDLCEFASVWTVEDRCSNTSMTENKVDGRTMRGKRKMSQRTPILKEMSKDARAKARERAKDRTMEKIMKRRPQVNAVEEVEAHNQHDEVVKNNNSGVNWTTSFEVTPSGKNMEELCKNNRFAVYNDIVVNKKDHISEESYNMISQLNSSFPMLTHHRSQGAATSMEQQQQQQHQVRDVHHFLYNYHNM, encoded by the exons ATGAACAACAACAAGACTTTCAGTACTACAAGCACCATCAATGAAGACTACATGTCATTCCCTTATAATGACAATTATTGCTCACAACCATTACTCCCTTTTAGCCCTTCCTCTACCATTAACGACCTCTTGATTCACTCCAATTCCAACATATCAAACAATCATCTTGACCATCATCATCAATTCCTACAAGCAGCTTCTCCTTTTTCTCAATTCGAATTCGTCCAGGATTTTTCTCTCCTCCCCTCTTTCCTTCCACAAAACATTATCCATAATGATAACCAAACCATAAGCACCAATGACCATCATCATCCATCCCTTCTTCCTTTGAACAACACCATTGATGAATCCCAACTCATTGAGCCGTCGGAGACCATAACCACACACAACGAAGACTCCCAGAGAATCTCAACTACTCAAGACCCGAAAATGAAAAATGCCAAGAAACCAAGCAGAACGGACCGGCACAGCAAGATCAAAACGGCTAAAGGGACAAGAGATCGTAGAATGAGACTCTCTCTAGATGTCGCCAAAGAATTGTTTGGCTTACAAGACATGCTTGGATTCGACAAAGCCAGCAAGACCGTTGAATGGTTGCTCACACAAGCCAAACCCGAGATCATAAAGATCGCCAACAGCCTTTCTAACCAGTTTAAACACGGCGGATTCAGCAGCGGAGATGACTCCCAAACCC GACCGGCGTTAGGATCAACGGAGACATCGTCTGATCTATGCGAATTTGCATCTGTGTGGACAGTCGAGGATAGATGCAGCAACACTAGCATGACCG AAAATAAGGTGGATGGGAGAACAATGAGAGGGAAGAGAAAGATGTCGCAGCGAACGCCCATTTTGAAGGAGATGTCTAAAGATGCCAGAGCCAAAGCAAGAGAGAGAGCAAAGGATAGAACAATGGAGAAGATCATGAAGAGAAGACCACAAGTAAATGCCGTAGAAGAAGTAGAAGCTCATAATCAGCATGATGAGGTAGTAAAGAATAATAATTCTGGTGTTAATTGGACTACTTCTTTTGAGGTGACGCCCAGCGGAAAAAATATGGAAGAACTTTGCAAGAACAATCGTTTCGCAGTTTACAACGATATTGTGGTGAATAAAAAAGATCACATTTCGGAAGAATCATATAATATGATCAGCCAATTGAATTCATCATTTCCAATGCTTACTCACCATCGCAGCCAAGGTGCAGCTACTTCCATGGAG CAGCAGCAGCAGCAGCAGCATCAGGTTAGGGATGTTCATCACTTCTTGTACAACTATCATAATATGTGA
- the LOC106294303 gene encoding transcription factor TCP18-like isoform X1, giving the protein MNNNKTFSTTSTINEDYMSFPYNDNYCSQPLLPFSPSSTINDLLIHSNSNISNNHLDHHHQFLQAASPFSQFEFVQDFSLLPSFLPQNIIHNDNQTISTNDHHHPSLLPLNNTIDESQLIEPSETITTHNEDSQRISTTQDPKMKNAKKPSRTDRHSKIKTAKGTRDRRMRLSLDVAKELFGLQDMLGFDKASKTVEWLLTQAKPEIIKIANSLSNQFKHGGFSSGDDSQTRPALGSTETSSDLCEFASVWTVEDRCSNTSMTENKVDGRTMRGKRKMSQRTPILKEMSKDARAKARERAKDRTMEKIMKRRPQVNAVEEVEAHNQHDEVVKNNNSGVNWTTSFEVTPSGKNMEELCKNNRFAVYNDIVVNKKDHISEESYNMISQLNSSFPMLTHHRSQGAATSMEQQQQQQQHQVRDVHHFLYNYHNM; this is encoded by the exons ATGAACAACAACAAGACTTTCAGTACTACAAGCACCATCAATGAAGACTACATGTCATTCCCTTATAATGACAATTATTGCTCACAACCATTACTCCCTTTTAGCCCTTCCTCTACCATTAACGACCTCTTGATTCACTCCAATTCCAACATATCAAACAATCATCTTGACCATCATCATCAATTCCTACAAGCAGCTTCTCCTTTTTCTCAATTCGAATTCGTCCAGGATTTTTCTCTCCTCCCCTCTTTCCTTCCACAAAACATTATCCATAATGATAACCAAACCATAAGCACCAATGACCATCATCATCCATCCCTTCTTCCTTTGAACAACACCATTGATGAATCCCAACTCATTGAGCCGTCGGAGACCATAACCACACACAACGAAGACTCCCAGAGAATCTCAACTACTCAAGACCCGAAAATGAAAAATGCCAAGAAACCAAGCAGAACGGACCGGCACAGCAAGATCAAAACGGCTAAAGGGACAAGAGATCGTAGAATGAGACTCTCTCTAGATGTCGCCAAAGAATTGTTTGGCTTACAAGACATGCTTGGATTCGACAAAGCCAGCAAGACCGTTGAATGGTTGCTCACACAAGCCAAACCCGAGATCATAAAGATCGCCAACAGCCTTTCTAACCAGTTTAAACACGGCGGATTCAGCAGCGGAGATGACTCCCAAACCC GACCGGCGTTAGGATCAACGGAGACATCGTCTGATCTATGCGAATTTGCATCTGTGTGGACAGTCGAGGATAGATGCAGCAACACTAGCATGACCG AAAATAAGGTGGATGGGAGAACAATGAGAGGGAAGAGAAAGATGTCGCAGCGAACGCCCATTTTGAAGGAGATGTCTAAAGATGCCAGAGCCAAAGCAAGAGAGAGAGCAAAGGATAGAACAATGGAGAAGATCATGAAGAGAAGACCACAAGTAAATGCCGTAGAAGAAGTAGAAGCTCATAATCAGCATGATGAGGTAGTAAAGAATAATAATTCTGGTGTTAATTGGACTACTTCTTTTGAGGTGACGCCCAGCGGAAAAAATATGGAAGAACTTTGCAAGAACAATCGTTTCGCAGTTTACAACGATATTGTGGTGAATAAAAAAGATCACATTTCGGAAGAATCATATAATATGATCAGCCAATTGAATTCATCATTTCCAATGCTTACTCACCATCGCAGCCAAGGTGCAGCTACTTCCATGGAG CAGCAGCAGCAGCAGCAGCAGCATCAGGTTAGGGATGTTCATCACTTCTTGTACAACTATCATAATATGTGA